AGCGCTTtctgtcagtaaaaaaaataaagttccCCTTTACAGTATCTTATCATATAGTAAGAACTACTTCTAAACACTGTGAAACctactttttgtgtttccacGGAGGATTCACAGACCACCACCGGAGGGAATGTACATGACTGGAATGGAGGTCTGTGGTTTAGTGAGGAGTGGCTGCACAGGACAAGATGCTGCTGTCTCCTACGAAGACATGCTGATTTTCTTGACCTTATTTATTTCctagagaagaaaaaaagtttttactTAATGCGGAAATAGAAACCAATACATCACAGTAGACCAATTTAAAGCATCTGTTAAGTCTAAACTCACAGATTTTTAAATTCCCCTATTCTTGATGTGAACCTCTCACTTGTGCAAGAGTGTATTTACACAGATCTTCAGTGTGCACagttattgaaatgtttttgctccacaatgaaaaacatatgTTGATTCATGTGAAAGAGTGTCTTCTGCTGTAGTAACTCACCTCGAGAAGAGCGTTTTTTAACTGCTCATAAGCATTATCCAAATTATCGTTGACAATCACCACATCAAATACACCAGGTTCTTTACCTGGGAGGGGAAATAATTAAGTCACGATTTGAACAACTGTGTGATTTTAAAGTTGTAGCTTTTGTGAACAGACCAGAATTACTTACTGAACTTCATATCCTCCATAGCTGCATGTAAACGCTTTTGGAGGCTCTCCTCCGACTCGGTTTTCCGGTCTCTTAAACGTTTTTCCtggaacaacaaaacaaacgaGGGCAATCTAAGAATCTGTACCTACCTGCGTGACCACATAGATACAGGTAGTACAAAGCCAACTAAGGATCACACCCAGAAACCTTATAGTCTTGCACGACAATGGGATCCTTTCAACatgagcacaaacacatttttcagtgaTGTTCTCACCAGGACTGCCATGGATGGCGGCTGGATGGAGATGTAGATGGGATTTAGGTCTGTCCTCTTGATGTTCCTCACACCCTGCATGTCAATGTCAAGTATACAGATGACGTTCTTGGCCTGCA
The window above is part of the Anabas testudineus chromosome 17, fAnaTes1.2, whole genome shotgun sequence genome. Proteins encoded here:
- the guk1a gene encoding guanylate kinase 1a — encoded protein: MYMRCFSRLFSAMAGPRPVVFSGPSGAGKSTLLKKLMKEYDSVFGFSVSHTTRNPRPGEENGKDYHYVTREVMQASIDNGDFIESAEFSGNMYGTSKAAVQDVQAKNVICILDIDMQGVRNIKRTDLNPIYISIQPPSMAVLEKRLRDRKTESEESLQKRLHAAMEDMKFSKEPGVFDVVIVNDNLDNAYEQLKNALLEEINKVKKISMSS